A window of the Isosphaera pallida ATCC 43644 genome harbors these coding sequences:
- a CDS encoding PIG-L deacetylase family protein, protein MSTPETPAVPSSTRILAIHAHPDDIEFQCAGTLALLRRLGCPVTIATMTPGDCGSADRDAEAIAEVRRAEARASADLIGAEYLCLEFRDLAIFDDDESRRRVTELIRRIDPDLVLTAPPVDYLIDHEVTSRLVRDACFCAPLPNYKTRQWEPAPPTRRIPRLWFVDPLGLVDRDGRLVECDARIDVSEVFALKQQMLACHDSQRAWLLAHHGIDEYLRVQEEFSRRRGSEIGVAHAEGFTRYKGHPYPQDDLLLTLVGQDGKGGRITPASASTVDASPDTPAS, encoded by the coding sequence ATGAGTACACCCGAGACTCCCGCTGTGCCCTCTTCGACTCGAATTCTGGCGATTCACGCCCATCCCGACGACATTGAGTTCCAATGCGCGGGAACGCTCGCCCTGCTGCGTCGCCTTGGTTGTCCGGTCACGATTGCAACCATGACCCCGGGCGATTGCGGCAGCGCTGATCGGGACGCTGAGGCGATCGCTGAAGTTCGCAGGGCCGAGGCGCGGGCCTCGGCCGATTTGATTGGGGCGGAGTATCTTTGCTTGGAGTTCCGCGATCTGGCGATTTTCGACGACGACGAGTCGCGCCGGCGGGTCACCGAGCTGATTCGGCGGATCGACCCCGACTTGGTTCTGACGGCCCCGCCGGTGGATTATCTGATCGACCACGAAGTGACCAGTCGCTTGGTACGGGACGCCTGTTTCTGCGCGCCGTTGCCCAACTATAAGACCCGCCAGTGGGAACCGGCTCCGCCGACCCGACGGATTCCCCGGCTTTGGTTCGTCGATCCCCTAGGGTTGGTCGATCGGGACGGCCGATTGGTCGAGTGCGACGCGCGGATCGACGTTTCGGAGGTCTTCGCACTCAAACAACAGATGTTGGCTTGCCACGACAGCCAGCGTGCTTGGCTGCTGGCCCATCACGGCATCGACGAATACCTGCGGGTTCAAGAGGAGTTTTCGCGGCGTCGCGGCTCCGAGATTGGCGTTGCGCACGCCGAGGGGTTCACCCGCTACAAAGGCCATCCCTACCCGCAGGACGATCTGCTGTTGACCCTGGTGGGTCAGGACGGCAAGGGAGGACGGATCACGCCGGCATCGGCGTCAACGGTGGACGCGAGCCCGGACACTCCGGCTTCCTAA
- the lexA gene encoding transcriptional repressor LexA, with protein MADLELLTPRQREIYEFIRDKIQRRGYGPTVREIGQQFDIKSPNGVMCHLKALQKKGLIHRETNMARAIQLLDDPTTPEPVGIPLRGRIAAGQPIEAVEQEEFLAVQDWQLAGDKFALQVSGDSMIEEHIADGDYVIIKQQKVARDGQIVAVADGDNEVTLKRFFKEKNRYRLEPANKNYKPIYRDHVEILGVLVGVIRKY; from the coding sequence ATGGCCGACTTGGAGTTGCTGACGCCCCGTCAGCGTGAGATTTACGAGTTCATCCGCGACAAGATTCAGCGGCGCGGCTACGGCCCGACCGTCCGCGAGATTGGTCAGCAGTTCGACATCAAAAGTCCCAACGGGGTGATGTGTCACCTCAAAGCGCTTCAGAAGAAAGGTCTGATTCACCGCGAAACCAACATGGCGCGGGCGATTCAGTTGCTAGACGACCCAACCACCCCAGAGCCAGTCGGCATCCCATTGCGGGGCCGGATCGCCGCCGGTCAGCCAATCGAAGCGGTCGAACAGGAGGAATTCCTGGCCGTTCAGGACTGGCAGCTTGCCGGCGACAAATTCGCGCTCCAGGTCAGCGGCGACTCCATGATCGAGGAGCATATCGCCGACGGTGACTACGTGATCATCAAGCAACAAAAGGTCGCCCGCGACGGCCAGATCGTCGCCGTCGCCGACGGGGACAACGAAGTTACTCTCAAACGGTTCTTCAAAGAAAAAAATCGCTACCGGCTCGAACCGGCCAACAAAAACTACAAACCGATCTACCGCGACCACGTCGAGATTCTCGGCGTGTTGGTCGGCGTGATCCGCAAGTATTGA
- a CDS encoding peroxiredoxin, with amino-acid sequence MPRFATWVRMLSLGLVSLGLTVGTAAPLRGNTATSLRPDDEGPQVGDPAPDFELQASDGKTYKLSDFKGKQAVVIAWFPRAFTSGCTAECKSFRESSAGLKSLGVAYFTASVDEQKTNADFAASLDLDYPILCDPTKQTARAYGVLGDRPFAQRWTFYIDKKGIIRAIDKQVNTRAAGEDVIKKVKELGLTD; translated from the coding sequence ATGCCACGTTTCGCAACCTGGGTCCGAATGCTGAGCCTGGGTCTGGTCAGTTTGGGTCTGACGGTCGGAACCGCCGCGCCCCTTCGAGGCAACACCGCGACCTCGCTTCGCCCAGACGACGAAGGCCCCCAAGTTGGCGATCCGGCTCCCGATTTTGAACTGCAAGCCTCCGACGGCAAGACCTACAAGCTTTCTGACTTCAAGGGCAAGCAAGCGGTGGTGATCGCCTGGTTCCCCCGCGCCTTCACCAGTGGTTGCACGGCCGAATGCAAGTCGTTCCGCGAATCTAGCGCGGGTCTGAAGAGTCTGGGGGTGGCCTACTTCACCGCCAGCGTGGACGAACAAAAAACCAACGCTGATTTCGCCGCCTCGCTCGACCTAGACTATCCCATTCTGTGCGACCCCACCAAGCAAACCGCCCGGGCTTACGGGGTCCTGGGCGATCGTCCCTTCGCCCAACGTTGGACCTTCTACATTGATAAAAAGGGGATCATTCGAGCGATCGACAAGCAAGTGAACACCCGCGCCGCGGGTGAGGATGTCATCAAAAAGGTCAAGGAGCTTGGTTTGACCGACTGA
- a CDS encoding tetratricopeptide repeat protein, with the protein MSGGSPPTSMTSATSIDSPRRFRPAGHAKTAVGNGASWAIQGVEVALVAAFLALTFLYGCFPVKDTDLWWHLRTGDLIRAEWVIPTTDWYTYNAEGAEWIDLHWGFQILISLGWEVGGIVGLNLAKCLVTVGAVWLLIAARRPEWPRWVMLTAWLPALYMLSGRMYVRPETLTLLWLAAYLAVLFRWRDQPRLMWVLPIVQVAWTNTQGLFALGPFLLAVALMDAALSPGAFAAHRRRWWRDALIVTGLVALACFVNPYGWKGALFPLQLLTTMNDPVFGRHIAELSSIPKLINDAGQGPYPLSGDPVAIAGFLIDRYPNLPFTLQVQIVTILLGAASFALLWWQTLTRRLRAWGRRDAAKLKDKNRKADSRAKAAVGATGRWESLGIQPLRLILFVAFTYLSWKATRNSHQFAAVVGTVTAWNLGQWAGTLLAERPGWRDSLTPRFVALGAILACLGLLVSGTIYRWAGEGRTLGLGEEPMWYPHEAVAFAGAQGMPERFLSFHEGHSALYAYLHGPQRKVDCDARLEVMGPERYSRYVTLKDWITEEAPRWRAELEARRRPAILTDHAMNAATGAVLMTDSDWRCVWFDPIAAVFLHRRDLPRAGVAPVDFAARVFDPSGPHEPTTDPARLALAIGLRNYAGFCKRPGRLDWARPMTVWGSRISRALLDLDPTRIDAWKLLAQFEQLRDESTANLVGSSRSQAPRRPDRPLDPIDDGHSLRAAYALRRALEIAPNDFLSLALLAKLYQDGGLWDAERNVIERLSRLTAINPLQTREIESARARLSELNRLIPNQTPPRWENRDDLERSLERLLASGRAQTAAEWLTQSAPDLTTSWERADLTARLWCRLGNPDQAARIWNAAPDSTPPGLKARRLAMAAFARFDLDMTQAYLNDARASRPDDFETWWLAALVALDRADGPTALNALTHARDLLPADPRQRERTAFPLEAMLSWVAKAVQSVHK; encoded by the coding sequence ATGAGTGGTGGTTCCCCTCCGACTTCAATGACCTCCGCGACCTCGATCGACTCACCCCGCCGCTTCCGTCCCGCCGGTCATGCCAAGACCGCCGTCGGGAACGGCGCGTCCTGGGCGATCCAGGGTGTCGAGGTGGCCCTAGTGGCGGCCTTCCTCGCTCTGACCTTCCTTTACGGCTGCTTCCCGGTCAAAGACACCGACCTCTGGTGGCACCTCCGCACTGGCGACCTGATCCGAGCCGAATGGGTGATTCCGACAACTGATTGGTACACCTACAACGCCGAGGGAGCCGAGTGGATCGACCTTCACTGGGGGTTTCAGATCTTGATTTCGCTGGGCTGGGAAGTCGGTGGCATCGTCGGTCTGAACTTGGCCAAGTGTCTGGTCACGGTAGGGGCGGTCTGGCTCCTGATCGCGGCGCGGCGTCCTGAGTGGCCGCGCTGGGTCATGCTGACGGCCTGGTTGCCGGCGCTGTACATGCTGAGCGGGCGGATGTACGTCCGCCCCGAAACGCTGACTCTGCTCTGGTTGGCGGCCTATCTCGCAGTGCTGTTCCGCTGGCGCGATCAACCGCGGTTGATGTGGGTGCTGCCGATCGTTCAAGTGGCCTGGACCAACACTCAAGGTCTCTTTGCCCTGGGGCCGTTTCTGCTAGCCGTCGCCCTAATGGACGCGGCCCTCAGTCCAGGGGCGTTCGCCGCCCACCGCCGCCGCTGGTGGCGCGACGCCTTGATCGTCACCGGCCTAGTGGCCCTAGCCTGCTTCGTGAACCCCTATGGTTGGAAGGGAGCGCTGTTCCCTTTGCAACTGCTCACCACCATGAATGATCCTGTGTTTGGCCGCCATATCGCCGAGCTCAGTTCCATCCCCAAACTCATCAACGACGCCGGCCAAGGGCCGTATCCTCTTTCGGGCGACCCCGTGGCCATCGCGGGCTTTCTGATCGACCGCTACCCCAACCTTCCCTTCACCCTGCAAGTTCAGATTGTCACCATTCTGCTGGGAGCCGCCAGCTTCGCGCTGCTCTGGTGGCAAACCCTAACGCGTCGTCTGAGGGCGTGGGGTCGGCGCGACGCGGCCAAGCTCAAGGACAAAAACCGCAAGGCGGACTCCCGCGCCAAGGCCGCCGTTGGGGCGACGGGACGTTGGGAGAGTCTGGGGATTCAGCCGTTGCGATTGATTCTTTTTGTGGCCTTCACCTATCTCAGTTGGAAGGCGACCCGCAACAGCCACCAATTCGCGGCGGTGGTCGGGACCGTGACCGCTTGGAACCTTGGTCAATGGGCCGGAACACTGCTGGCCGAGCGCCCGGGCTGGCGCGACTCGCTCACCCCCCGCTTCGTCGCGCTGGGGGCGATTCTGGCCTGTCTGGGTCTGCTGGTTTCCGGCACGATTTACCGCTGGGCCGGCGAGGGCCGCACCCTCGGGTTGGGCGAAGAGCCAATGTGGTACCCCCACGAGGCGGTCGCCTTCGCTGGGGCCCAGGGGATGCCCGAACGTTTTTTAAGTTTCCATGAAGGCCACTCCGCCCTATACGCTTATCTCCACGGTCCGCAACGCAAAGTCGATTGCGACGCCCGCTTGGAAGTCATGGGGCCAGAACGCTACAGCCGCTATGTCACCCTCAAGGATTGGATCACCGAGGAGGCCCCCCGCTGGCGTGCCGAACTCGAAGCCCGGAGACGCCCTGCTATCTTGACTGACCACGCCATGAACGCCGCCACCGGCGCGGTGCTGATGACTGACTCCGATTGGCGTTGCGTCTGGTTTGACCCAATTGCGGCGGTCTTCCTGCATCGCCGCGACCTGCCACGCGCTGGGGTCGCCCCGGTGGATTTCGCTGCACGGGTGTTCGACCCGTCCGGCCCGCATGAACCGACTACCGACCCGGCTCGGCTTGCCCTGGCGATTGGTCTGCGGAACTACGCTGGATTCTGCAAACGTCCCGGACGACTCGACTGGGCACGCCCCATGACCGTCTGGGGTTCGCGGATCAGCCGGGCCCTACTCGATCTGGACCCCACCCGGATCGACGCCTGGAAACTCCTAGCTCAGTTCGAGCAACTCCGCGACGAATCGACCGCCAACCTGGTTGGATCCAGCCGATCCCAAGCACCGCGACGCCCCGACCGCCCACTCGATCCGATCGACGATGGGCATTCCCTGCGGGCGGCTTACGCCCTCCGACGCGCCTTGGAGATCGCCCCCAACGATTTCCTCTCGCTAGCGCTTCTAGCCAAGCTCTACCAGGATGGAGGGCTTTGGGACGCGGAACGCAATGTGATTGAGCGTTTGAGCCGTCTGACGGCGATCAATCCACTTCAGACCCGTGAGATTGAATCCGCTCGTGCTCGTCTAAGCGAACTCAATCGCCTCATTCCCAACCAAACGCCGCCACGCTGGGAGAACCGCGACGACCTGGAACGAAGCTTGGAACGTCTGTTGGCCTCGGGCCGCGCCCAAACAGCCGCCGAATGGTTGACCCAATCGGCCCCTGATCTGACCACCTCCTGGGAACGCGCCGATCTGACCGCCCGCCTGTGGTGCCGCCTGGGCAATCCCGACCAGGCCGCTCGCATCTGGAACGCCGCGCCCGATTCCACCCCGCCGGGTCTCAAAGCCCGCCGCCTGGCGATGGCGGCGTTTGCCCGATTCGATCTCGACATGACCCAAGCCTACCTGAACGACGCGCGCGCGAGCCGACCCGATGATTTCGAAACCTGGTGGTTGGCCGCGCTGGTGGCGCTCGATCGCGCCGACGGCCCCACCGCTCTGAACGCCTTAACCCACGCCCGCGACCTGCTGCCCGCTGATCCCCGCCAGCGTGAACGAACCGCCTTCCCCCTGGAGGCAATGCTCTCCTGGGTGGCCAAGGCAGTTCAATCTGTGCACAAGTGA